The Treponema sp. OMZ 790 genome includes the window CTTTGCGGCAGGTCTTTGGCCCCATGCTTCAAGCATTGTCGAACCCGAAAAAGCTCTTAAGGCTTTAAAAGCCGATATCGATACTCTCTTTTTGCAGAAGGCCGAATCGGAAAAGGTTCATCCGGGCTTCCCCTTTTATTGCGCCCTCGGCGAATGCGGGCTTGACCGTTTTTGGAACGGACCTGCTGCTGAAAAAAGAGGCGGGGATTTAAATCCCGATGAAAGAGGAACTGCCGACATAGAAGGAGAGGAATTTTTATTTAGAGAACAGTTAAAAATTGCCAAAGAAAAAAATCTTTCGGTAATAGTCCATTCAAGGGAGGCTTATGAAGATACTATAAAATGTATTGATGAGATAGGCCATCACAAGGGGATAATTCACTGTTATTCCTACGGTCTTAAAGAGGCTTATTCTTTTTTGGAAAGGGGCTGGTATATTTCTTTTCCCGGAAACATAACCTATGCAAAGAAGCAGGCCGATAAAGACAGGATTGCCGAGCTTGTGAAGGCTATTCCTTCCGATAAGCTCTTACTTGAAACCGATGCCCCATATCTTGCTCCCGTTCCTTTTAGGGGAAAGATAAATACGCCGCTTTTGATAGAATACACCTATGCAGCCGTTTCAGAAATTTTAGGTAAATCGATGGAAGTCTTGGCCGAACAGGTTTATCAAAACTGCTGTTCCTGTTTTTTGGTAAAGTAAGATATTTAAAGAATTCTTTTTTTAGCTGCTATTTTGTGAATATAAAAAAGGCTGCCTTCCCGTGACGGGAAGACAGCCTTTATCTTTAATAAGCTTTTTTAATGTTTAATCAAAACAAATTCGACTCGGCGGTTTTTCCACCAGTTGTCTTTATCGCTTAAAGAAGCTACGGGCTTTGAGCTTCCCATTCCGACGGAAGAAAGGCGGGAACTTCGCACTCCTTCTTTTACGAGGAATTGACGTACAGCGTCTGCTCTCAGTTTTGATAAGGGGAGAAGGGCCGTCGTTTCTTCTTTTTCGGTACCGGTTGTAGTGTTTGCGTGTCCTTCAACCTGAACCTGATATTCGGGGAATTTGTTTAGGATGACGGCAATACGCTTTAGGATATTCCTATTTTTATCGACAATTGTCTGATTGAGACCGTTAAAGTCGGCTGCATTTGCTCTAAAAATAATCGACGGTACGGCTATTTTAAGCTTATCCCCGTCCCTTATAACAAGGATGTCTACAGGAATATAGCCCCTGTAAACCGAGGTTAATCCCACCTTGTCGGTTACGGTAAAGGTAAAAGGATAGTCGGTTGCAGACTGAACCCTTTCGCCTGAAAGAGATCGGCCGTCCCAAATAATCTCATTTGTTATTTTTTCTTTTCCGCCTATTTTCCAAAAGAGCTTGCCTCCGTTTTCTTCGGGCTCGGCAATTTCAAACTTCCAGTTTTCGATACCGGCTTTTGATTCTGCTTTTAGATTTATGTATAGATCGTCATCGGTGCCGTCATTATCGGGACTAAAGTACTTGGGTCTTGTACTGACACCTATTTTAGGTTCTTTGGTTGAAAGGATGAAGGCATCGGTAAAGGCCGTTACAATATCGCCTTTTTTGTACTCTATGTACATGGTTGCCATGTACCTGCCGTCAGGAGCCTTAGAGTTTCCGCTATTGCCGTCCCATACAAGTTTTTTAGGCAGCTTTTCTTCTTTTTTGGAGCTCCATTCGGCAAAAACCTTTCCGCTTTCCACATCCGAAACCTGTATATTCCAGTTGTCGATTTCGGCATCAATATTGGTAAGAACCGAAATGTTTTGAACATCCTTTATTCCGTTGCCTGTGGGTGAAAATACCTTGTGTTCGGCGGTTATATAGCCCTTGGCTTGACGGCGGTCTACAATGATGCCTTCAAGTTTTTGGACGGTTTTGTTTCCGGCCTCATCTTCGGCTTCGGCTATGTAGGTGTATTTTTCGTCAGGCACCTTATTGCCGGTATCGTCATCTGCTTCCCAGATAAACTTATCCGCCTTATCCTTCCACCTTAGGGTTTTTACCGTTTTGTTTTTTGAATCGACAAATCGGCCTGTCCATTCTTTTTCGGAAGAAGAAATTTGACCTATGGGAAGGTTGGGCTTATTGTTTCCTTCTACAGGAGAAAAGGCCAGATAGGGAGCCGAAATCTGAATTTCCGGATAAACCGTGTCTATCATTATCGATGAAATAACGGATTTTGCCTTGTTTTTATTTGCAAGTTCAACTTCAAATTCGGCAGAGTAAAGTCCGTCGGGTACTATCGGTTTCTCATCAGCTTGACCGTTCCAAGTTATTTTCTTTGGAGGGGTATTGCCCTTGTAGGTCTTGATAAGCTTGCCCTTTGAATCTTTAATGTTTACCGCGTATGAGTCTACCTTAGTTTTTGATTTTACGACAGGATAGAATTCTATGCTGTCCTTTACCCCGTCATTGTTGGGAGAAAAGGCCGTATAATTTGATTGAAGAATGATATCGGCTTTTTCGGTATTAAGTTCTACAAGCACGGCATTTGAAAGAGCTTCGTTTTGAGCCTCGTCAACTCCCCTTAATACATAGATGTACTTACCGTCTTCGGCAAAGCTGCCGTCGGTTTTTCTTCCGTTCCACTCAAATTGAGGCGGGAGTTTATCGCCGAAGCTGTTTGTAAAAATCGGTGTGCCGGCAGGTTTGCCTGCAAGGATATCGGCAGTATTGCCTGCAAGGCTGTCTTCGCTTGAGGCCCTATATATTTCTGCAATCCATGTTCCCGGTTTTTCTTCCTTGTGAGTAAAAATGAGAGTATCGAGCTCTCCGTCCCCGTCGGGAGAAAAGAGCTTTTGAGATGCAGAGGCTTCGGCCTTGGGCGGTGTAATGTCCAAGGTGAATGATGGTGTTTGAGTTGAAGGAGCATGTCCGTTTATATACCTTGCTGAAATAAAGGCCTTGTACGAGCCTTCCGGCAAGAGCTTTCCTTCCTCGTCCTTTCCGTCAAAGGTTTTAGGCTCGATTTTTGACGGGCTGCCTGCATATGTTTTTACGGCTGCTCCAGCCTGATTTTTTACTTCAATCTTCCATTCTTCAAGACCCTTGGTAATCGGAATAGAAGGAATGAAGTTTATCTTGTTATTCGATTTGCTTGCAGGAGAAAAAGCATTTTTATCGATATTTATGTTAATCGAGGGTTTGTAGGTGTCTACAATTATATTTGAAAGATTAGAGACCGTTTTGTTTTTTGCCCTGTCCATGGATTCTATTTTGTAGCTGTAAACTCCGTCCGGTACAAAAATTCCTGCATCGTCTTTTCCGTCCCAGCTTAAGGGAGAAAGAGCCTTATCCTTAACTTGAATTGTTCTTATAACCTTGCCTTGAGCATTGCTGATACTTGCCGTCCAAAGGTCTTCATTTGAACCTGTGTTGTCGAAAACAAAGACATCCTTGTTTCCGTCACCGTCAGGACTGAAGATGAGGGCTTCCTGAGTTTGCGGTTTATTAAATGTGAGAGAAGGAGGCGTCTTATCTATATGCACCGTGTAAATTTGAGACTCTGATTTATTTTTGTTGTCATCCTGCGCTCTTATTATAAAACTGTACTTGCCGTCAGGGGCTGTTTCGCCCGAATCTGTGCGTCCGTCCCAGCGGAGGGCGCCGGGTACTTCAACGCCTTCTTTGGATTTTCCTAAGAGTTTAAAAAACGAGGCCGCATCCTTCATTTCGCGTAAGGGGATTTTATTGGAAATTGTGCGGACAGTGTTTCCTTTTTCATCCTTTATTTCGCAGCTCCAAGCCGTTACATACCGCTTGTCCGTAATTTTTAAGGGGATTTCCATGGCATCGTTTTCTCCGTCATTATTGGGAGAAAAATATAGGATGCCGCTTTCGGGCATTTCGGCTTGAATTTTAGGTCCTTCGTTGTCCTTTAGGCCGAAGTGAACGTTGACCCCTCCGCCGAATGCCCAAATTCCGTTATGGAAGGGCTTTGCAGCAAATTCGGGGCGGATTTCGTTTTCTTCCCAGCCGTTTTTCTTTAAAAAGGAATCCTTTGTTCCTTGAGATTTGATTTTTATATTTACCCCGATGTTAAAGGAGGGGATGAAGCTTTGTTTTTTGCGGATTGCTTCAAGCGTGTTGATGACAAAGCCTGTTTTAAAGGATATCATGTCGGCCATGAGCATGTGAAGCCCGGTATTGATGACAAGATTTTGGAAAAACGGAGCTGAAAGGTCTGCATGCATTCCGAGTTGGAAGCCGTCAATATCTACCAAGGTTGCAGCGAAGCCTGCCCGAGGAGTGATTATTGCAGGGCTTCCGCTTGAAGCTCCTCCCTTTATTCCGGTTGCCTTGGGATTGTAAGTTTTGCCCAAACCGGTTATTGAAACTCCCAGCTTGGAGTTTTTTAAAAATCCGAGATCGCCGAACATATAAAGGGCTCCTATATCGAGACCAAGCCCCCAGTCCTTTCCGAAGTCGGCATAAGAGCCTACGCCTACTAAAAGTTTTTCGGTTAAATCCTTTGAATATGAAAAGCGCAAGCCTCCCATTGTTCCAAGTTTTAAGGAATTAAATTCGGCATTTAAAAAATGAAGGCTTCCTGCGAGGTTTCCCCATCTAAAGGGGTAGAGGAGGGCAGCATTGGCTGCGTGGCCGAAGCCTTTTTCTTTGCCGAGCCCTGCAATCAAAAAGTATGAAGCGTCCAGAATCGGCCTTTGTTCGGCCCCGCCTAGGGCCGGGTTGACAGCCAAACTGCCTGGCACCGTATCTCCGAAGGGGCCTCCCGTAACCGAGTTCTGTCCTCCGGCAACCGCCGGGGATTGCAGTGTAAGTTTTTCTTCCCCCCCGGGAAGAGGATCATAGGCAAAAACCGCCGTTCCGATCAAAAAAAAACATAAAACAAAAAAAACTTTCGCTTTTAAACCGAATTTAAAAAAAAACATATTAGAGCTCCTTTAAAAGCAAATATAACTGTTTAGTAAAACATATATTATAGTAAAACTGTTACGAAAATCAATTCCTTAATCTATAAATAAATTCTAGAAAATTGAAATTAAGCTTATGGTGTACTCAAGTTTATAATATTTACCTAATATCTCAAAAAAGTGAAAAAAATAATTTTTTAAGAATTTAAGTCTTGACAAATTAATATATGTATGATAAAGTTTACAAATCAGCCGTTTTTGTGTACATATCATTTTTCCCCTGCAACATAACGGTTAATACTTTTATTTTTAGGAAAATTGTTTTGATGAAAGACAAAAAATATAGACCTCTATTCTGTTTGTTTCTCTTAACTTTGGTACTTGCAAGCGGCTGTTCAAGTGTGTGGAGCAAAAAGTACAAAGACGATGCGGGCGTAATGTACGGAATGATATATGATGAGAATGAAGAAGGTGTACCCTTAGTAAGTGTAAAAGTGAACGGGCGGTTAAAGGCTGTTTCAGACGGGCAGGGGCGGTTTATCTTGAAATTTTTATATGCAGACATACAGGATAAAAAAGAACAAAAAATAGAATTTGAAAAAGAAGGTTATGAGAAATTGGAGGAAGTATTTTATTATGAACCGATGAGCCTATTGCATATAAAGATGGAAAGCGGAGAAGAGATAATAAAAAAAGCTGAAACAGCCTTAGATGAAAAAGATTATTTGAGAGCAGAAGAATTGCTTGAAAGATCTATAAATATAGAAGATCTTCGGGATGGAAGCCTTTTTTTAAAAGCAGTGATTAGATATAAAGAAGGTAAGAAAAAAGAAGCAGGCGAGTTATTGGAAAAAATAAAAGAAAAAGATGATAAAAGCGTAAAAGAATTTTTAAGAAAATTAAAGTCAGAAGGATAAGTTTAATACATGGAAAAAGAAAACTGTAAAAGCTTATCAAAAACGATTATAAAATTTTCTGTTATATCTGCTATAATTATAGTGTTTTTTTGTTTTAATCTTTATGTAGTTTTTCAAATAAAGAAAGAACAAGAAGAAAAATTAAAACATATCATTACATTGCTTGAACATACGGAAAAAAATATAATCGATCAGATAGAACATAATCGGGACGAACTAAATACAAAAATCGATATAAACACTGAAAGCATATTAAAAGAAATAAAAGAAGTTAAAAAACTATTAACAGTTCAAGATAGTGAAATACAAGTAAAACTAAAAAATATATTATTACGTCAAAAAAGAATAAATGAAAGTGACAGAAAAAACGAAATGAGATTGATATATGCAGACGGTGTATTGGAAAAAAAAGAAGCGGAAGCGTATAATTTATTAAAAGAAAGAAAATATGCAGCAGCATATAAGATATACAACGAAATAAAAGAAAGCGATCCTGAAAGATTGAGTGCAAGATATTACGGTGTTTATTCATTATTTTATTCTAATGAAATGAATAAAGAGAATTATGACTATATATTAAAAGAAATAAGTTTTTTGAGAGAAAAAGGAATGGAAGAAGATGCATTTAAAATAATTGAAAATTTTATAAAAAGAGAAAAGGCGATAAACAATGAACAAATGTAAGAGTTTAATATTAGCTATAATAATAATTTTTATAAGATTGGAAGCTGAACAAGTATATATAGCGCCTTTATTGAGCGTTGAAGAGGGAGAAGAAAGTTATGAAACAGATGATAAATTCCGTGATGATATACATGAAAGCATAGAAGAACAAAAAGAATTTTTAGGTGTAGAAATAATAAAAACTTCAAAAAAAGTAAAACAGATAAGATCTTCCTATGATGCGTTAAAGTTATGTAAAGAAGAAAAATAACATATTTGATATACGGCTGGATAAAGAAAACCGAATACACATACGAAGGTGAATTAAAATTTTGACGGCGAGGGAAGGAAAAATATATTTACCGTGTATGAAAAAGACGGGATACAGAATTATGAAAGATTTATAAAAAACATAAGTAAAAAAGTTTTGGACAGTTTACATGAAATTTTTTATATTCCGCAGCAGGAGGAAGTAGAAAAATACAGCAAAATAAATGTAGAGGCATATATCGGGTATTGGACATTTATGAATAAGGCATGGGTAAAGTACATGAGCGGGACTATCGGGATAGGAGGCAGTTTTGAAATAATACCTGATGACAGCGTGTTTTTTATAAAAACATATCCGGTTTATTTTTCCGTAGGGCTATCATTGGATTATAGATTAGGAGTAAACCGTAAAGAAGCGTTAAAAAGTTATTTAAATAATCTTAATGCCATAGGGTATACCAACATATATATGAACTTTTATGATATTCATAGAATTTACGGCAAGGCCGGGGTTCTATACGGGCTGGATATAGTGTCATATCAAGACAAATATTCGGACGGTAAAGTTAATACATCGGGAGCCGTTGGGATAATTACGGGAATTGGTTATAAGTACTCGGTAAATGATAAGATAAAAATAATGTTTGCAAACGAATTTGAGTTTGTATTCTATAAAAAAGTCATGAGTAAGTATATAGGCAAGATAGGTGTTGAAGTGGAAGTTTTTAAAAAGGAGTATAAAAGAAGATGAGAGGTAAAATATTAAAATCTCTTATAATAATTATTGTAATTTTTAATGGTGCATGCGGTACAGGCGTATATGAGATAGTATCGCGGGATCAAAGAGACCCTGATAATTTTTATGTAAATGTAGATTCTTTTAGTGAAGAGAATGTAATAAGATGCGTTTGGGAAGAAGATGAAAGGTGTGATAAATATGTCTTGATGAGAAGTGAAGATAAAAGCGTATTAAAGTTTAAAGAAGTATACAATGGAGAAGATAAAGAATATGAAGATAGGGTACTAAAGGAAGATACAAGATATATCTATAGGCTTGATAAGATTAGAGGAAAAAAAAGATTTTCAGGGAAAGTGCATTACATGGGTATATACAGTAAACAGGTAAAAGATGTATATGAACCCAACGACAGAAAAGAAAAGGCCGTATTATTGCAAAACGATAAACAAGGAAATGTATACTATTATAGATCGCATGAAGGAACCGTTTTAGAGGATGAGGATTGGTACAAGGTAAGAATCCCTGCAAAAAGACAGGCCAAGATAGCAATAGTATACGATGCAGCTAATTTACCTTTATAATAACAAAACCGTATAACGGCAGCAGTGAAAAGCCTGCAACTAATGCGGTTATCATAATAAAAATGATACGGATGGAGAAAAAGAATTAAGCTTTAAAATATCGCTGGATAGAAATATAGTGGTAAGCGGTAGTGCAGGTGGAGAATGCTATCCGTATACGTTAAGGCTTTTATCAATAGAATAGGAAAGAAATAATGAAAAAGAAGGCAGTTTTATTTATATTATTTTTCTCGGTATGTATGCTATATGGGCAAGAAGGAGTTAAAGATACAAAAAGTGAAAAATATGAATTAAAGTATATTGAAGTAAAAAGATTTATAGATGCATTGCCTGAAGAACTGAAAAAAAATAAGATAAATATATTGCCGGATATAAACGGATTTGTAATAAAAGGAAACAAAGAAGATCAAAAAATAGTAAATGAATATATCAAAATATTGGATACGGAAAGAAAAGAAAAAGAAGTATTATTAAAGTATATATCTTCGGAAGAATTATTAAAGCATCTTCCGCCTGCGGTAAGTAAAGAAAGTATAGTCTTGACCGGAAATCCTAATCTTATATTTTTTAGAGGAAACGATATAAAAAAGGAAAAGTTTTTAAAGGAATTGGAACTTATAGATAGGCCTAAAGCACAGATAAGATATCAGCTTTTGGTAGTACAATACGAAAAAAGTGAAAACATAAATTGGGCAAAAAGTCTTGAAGTCAAAAAAGCTAAGGGAAAGCCTATTAACGAGTTTTCAGGCGTAATGAGTAATATATTTAATATAAACTTTGATATAGTCAGTAAATTCGGCTATCAATTTATAGCAAAACTTAATTTTGAACTGGCTGAAAACAAGGCAAGGGTTTTAGCGGATACGACATTAAACGGAATAACGGGAGAAGAAGTAAGATTCCAAAATACCAATACATTCAGATATATAGATAAAACCCTTGATTCAAACGGTAAGCCCCTGTACGGTTCGATGAGAGAGATAACGTCGGGTTTATTACTTAACATAAAAGGTAATGTATCCGGAGACGAAATGATAACCATGGAAGTAAATGCACAAGTGTCAAAACAGGGTTCAGGAGGAGTGACAAGCGGAGTTTTACCTCCCACATCGGAAAAAATAGTAAAAACAAAAGTGCGTACTCCTTCCGGTAAACCGATTATCATAGGCGGCTTATTACAGGTTGAACAAAACTCAAGCGAAAAAAAGATTCCCGGTTTAGGAGACATACCGATAGCAGGCTTAGCTTTTAAAGATATAAACGGCTCTGAAACTGTAACTGAAATGGTCATCTACATAGTGCCGTATTTACACCGAGAAAAAGGGCAGAAAGAAAGACGCGGAGAAAGGCTTATAAGGCTCTATAAAAAATACATAGAAGGAGAAGATAAAGAATGAAAAAAATAAAGAAGGTGATAATCTTAATTATAATATTTGTGATAACAGGCTGCGTTAATCCTTATAACCGGATAAGGGATGGAGAAAGCGGAGCTTTTGAAGAAGGCAGTGAGCTTGAAGGAAATGAAGAAGAACAGGGAGGGACAAATCCGTTTGAAGATAAACTGTTTATAAAAGAAGGAGAAAAAATAATATTAAAAACAAACAACTTAAAATACTGGGGAGTACGCGGTTATACGCTATGGAAATTTTTGGGAGAGGAAATAGATAAAAAAGAGCCGAGCATAAAGGTTATAAAACAAGAAGGGGCAAGTGAAGCCGGATACGGATTAGTGTGTTATAGTACAAAAACTGAAGCGGGACAGAAAAAGTATAGTATGCTTGTAATATTGATACATACTGACGGAAAATATTCTGTAGGATATGTAGTAGACGGGTTATACAAACACATAGAGTGGAAAAAACAAAGTGAAAAATTAAATAAAGGGTATGGAGTAGAAAACATAATAAGCGTAAAGAAAGAAGGAAAAAAAATAGAAATATATTTTAACGATGAAAAGTATTCAGGAAATCCGTCATATACGATAAACGATTCAAGCGAATATTTACTGGGGGAAGGGGAAGCCGGGTTAATAGGAGTAGTATCAGCGAAGGATAAATTTCCTGATGAGTTTGTCTGGATAGAATACAAGGTAAAGTAAAGGATTTTAAATAAAGTCTTATAAAAAGAGTGGAGATAAAAGTAAATGAAAAAGATAATAAAAGCAATAAAAGAAAAAGGCATTTCGATAGTATTATTTATAGTATACATGAGTGTAGGAGTATTGCCTGTAAACCTGTATGCGGCAGGAGCAGGAGAAGGACAGATAAAAATAAAGAACAGTATTTTATTGGCAAGCAAGGTAATAGGAAAAGAAGGGGGCATAATTGAAGGGGAAGGAGTAAGATTTGAAGTACCAATAGGAGCCTTGGAAAAGGAAGTTGAAATAAAGATAAGCAGGTTAATAAGAGTAGAAGAAGGGGAAGTAAAAAACGTAACGGCAGGACTGGGCGGGTACAGGTTTGAGCCTGAGGGGCAAAAATTTAAAAAAGAATGTTTGATAAAAATGGCATATGATGAGCGTATAGAAGAAGAATATGCACAAGAGATATATACGTATTATTATAATAAAAGAAAGAAAGCATGGGAAGCGTTAAAAAGGAAGGGCGTAGATGTAGAAAAAAAGATAATAGAGTCTTACACAAATCATTTTACGGATATGATAAATGGGACGTTAAGCTTACCTGAATCGCCCGGTCCTGTAAACATAAACTTAAACAGCATAAAAGAACTAAAAGCCGCGGATGCAGCAGGGGGGATAGAAAGAATAGAAGGATTAAAGGGGGTAAGTGAAGGAAGTGCCTCATTTAACATGAAACTGCAATTACCCGGCGGAGTAAGAGGGTTTACGCCTGAACTCGCGGTAAGCTATTCAAGCGCAAGCGGGTACGGGTTATTGGGCAAAGGCTTTAGTTTAAGCGGAATAGAAAGCATAAGTATAGATACAAGATTGGGCTTACCTGAATATAACGGCAAAGACACGTATTTGATAAACGGAATAAAGGTAAGATATGAAGGAGGGAAGTGGAAGGAAGACAGGAAACAAAGCTATGCGGCAATAAGGAATGATTGGGCAGAAGGAAAGGGAAGCGGAAACTATTTTGAAATAAAAGAAAAAGACGGGAGTGTAAAGATATACGGAGCTAAGAATTGGAGCGGAGTGAGCGAAGAGAAAAAATACATATATTACTTGGATGAAAAAAGAGACAGCTTTGGGAATGTAATAGAGTATGTGTATGAGAAACAGAAAGATGAAGAAGGAGAAGAAGTATTATTAAAAGAGATAGTGTATGGAAAAGAAAGAGAGAGGCGGATAAAGATAGAGTATGAGGGAAGAGAAGATGAGAGAGTAGAGGGAAGGGGAAAGTATTTAAAGAAAGAAAGTAAGAGGATAAGCGAGATAAGAAGTGAAGTTAGAGGGGAAGAAGTAAAAAGATATGAGTTTAAATATAAAGCGAATACCTTTTTAGAAAGCTTATTAGAGAGCATAGAAGTAAAGGGTCAAGGCAAAGAAGAAGGGGTGTACGCATACGGGTTTGAATACGAAGAAGCGGAAAAAGAAAGAGATGGAAGCATAAAGGCGTTTGGAGAAAGTGAAAGATGGTATAAAGAGACAAATATATTTGAACAAAGCAAAGGTGCCATAAGTGTATCTGAAGGCCATAATAGCGGCTCAAATTTTTCATGGTCAACAGGACTGGGGGTCGGACCTGCCGGAGGAGGATATGATATAAGAGGAACTTACGGACAGGGTTCATCGGATAGTGAAGGAGTTCGCAGTGCACAACAATGTATGGTAGACATCAATGGAGACGGGAAAGTTGATGTAGTAAGAATGGTGAAAAACGGAATTTCGGTTATGCTTAATAATGGACAAGGATTTGATGATGCAAAAATATGGAAAATAGATATTGATGGAATAGAAAAAGAAAATACATGGAATATGAGCTTAAGCCACAATGCATATATTGGAGCAGGAAGCCCTAAAGGAGGTGCTGCCGGTGTAACATATAGTAATACAGAGCAAATGAATGGTGTAAATCTTGAAACAAGTTTTATCGACATAGATGGAGATAGATTTTTAGATATAGCATTAATAGGAAAAAAATACTATTTAAAAAATACGGGCAGCGGATTTGAAGTGAAACCGTTTGCTAATATAAAGAATTTAAGAACTTCATCATTGAGTTATAATGATGAAGATGTGAAAAAATATAATGCTATTTATCATCAACAAAATCCGTTTAGACAATGGAGAAGCAAATATGGAGGAGAAGTAAGAATAGACGGATTAGCTGTATTAGAAGAATCAAATAAAAATAAGAATGGAGTTGAATTAAAAATATATAGTGGAAATACACTATTGATAGAGGATAGAATATATGATGAAAAAAGAAATGGAAAGCAAAATACAAAAGTGAGGATAAATGATGGAGATAGTTTATTTTTTGTTCCATATGGCAATTGTAATATGGGAGGCCAACTAATAAATTGGAATATAAAATTAAAATATGAAAAAATAAAGCCTTTTAATGATATGAACAAAAAAATAAGCTGGAGAATTGAAAATGGAGAAGTTTTTTTTGCAAATGAATTAAAAATTATTAGAACTAAAGATGGAAGTAATATAAAA containing:
- a CDS encoding TatD family hydrolase — encoded protein: MFSDSHAHFFMIFQKNEGDASFLHTMTERKFRFAMDIGTEPGDLQPRQRFISEVFERKMPGHMPGHLPSFLHFAAGLWPHASSIVEPEKALKALKADIDTLFLQKAESEKVHPGFPFYCALGECGLDRFWNGPAAEKRGGDLNPDERGTADIEGEEFLFREQLKIAKEKNLSVIVHSREAYEDTIKCIDEIGHHKGIIHCYSYGLKEAYSFLERGWYISFPGNITYAKKQADKDRIAELVKAIPSDKLLLETDAPYLAPVPFRGKINTPLLIEYTYAAVSEILGKSMEVLAEQVYQNCCSCFLVK
- a CDS encoding FlgD immunoglobulin-like domain containing protein, producing MFFFKFGLKAKVFFVLCFFLIGTAVFAYDPLPGGEEKLTLQSPAVAGGQNSVTGGPFGDTVPGSLAVNPALGGAEQRPILDASYFLIAGLGKEKGFGHAANAALLYPFRWGNLAGSLHFLNAEFNSLKLGTMGGLRFSYSKDLTEKLLVGVGSYADFGKDWGLGLDIGALYMFGDLGFLKNSKLGVSITGLGKTYNPKATGIKGGASSGSPAIITPRAGFAATLVDIDGFQLGMHADLSAPFFQNLVINTGLHMLMADMISFKTGFVINTLEAIRKKQSFIPSFNIGVNIKIKSQGTKDSFLKKNGWEENEIRPEFAAKPFHNGIWAFGGGVNVHFGLKDNEGPKIQAEMPESGILYFSPNNDGENDAMEIPLKITDKRYVTAWSCEIKDEKGNTVRTISNKIPLREMKDAASFFKLLGKSKEGVEVPGALRWDGRTDSGETAPDGKYSFIIRAQDDNKNKSESQIYTVHIDKTPPSLTFNKPQTQEALIFSPDGDGNKDVFVFDNTGSNEDLWTASISNAQGKVIRTIQVKDKALSPLSWDGKDDAGIFVPDGVYSYKIESMDRAKNKTVSNLSNIIVDTYKPSININIDKNAFSPASKSNNKINFIPSIPITKGLEEWKIEVKNQAGAAVKTYAGSPSKIEPKTFDGKDEEGKLLPEGSYKAFISARYINGHAPSTQTPSFTLDITPPKAEASASQKLFSPDGDGELDTLIFTHKEEKPGTWIAEIYRASSEDSLAGNTADILAGKPAGTPIFTNSFGDKLPPQFEWNGRKTDGSFAEDGKYIYVLRGVDEAQNEALSNAVLVELNTEKADIILQSNYTAFSPNNDGVKDSIEFYPVVKSKTKVDSYAVNIKDSKGKLIKTYKGNTPPKKITWNGQADEKPIVPDGLYSAEFEVELANKNKAKSVISSIMIDTVYPEIQISAPYLAFSPVEGNNKPNLPIGQISSSEKEWTGRFVDSKNKTVKTLRWKDKADKFIWEADDDTGNKVPDEKYTYIAEAEDEAGNKTVQKLEGIIVDRRQAKGYITAEHKVFSPTGNGIKDVQNISVLTNIDAEIDNWNIQVSDVESGKVFAEWSSKKEEKLPKKLVWDGNSGNSKAPDGRYMATMYIEYKKGDIVTAFTDAFILSTKEPKIGVSTRPKYFSPDNDGTDDDLYINLKAESKAGIENWKFEIAEPEENGGKLFWKIGGKEKITNEIIWDGRSLSGERVQSATDYPFTFTVTDKVGLTSVYRGYIPVDILVIRDGDKLKIAVPSIIFRANAADFNGLNQTIVDKNRNILKRIAVILNKFPEYQVQVEGHANTTTGTEKEETTALLPLSKLRADAVRQFLVKEGVRSSRLSSVGMGSSKPVASLSDKDNWWKNRRVEFVLIKH
- a CDS encoding type II secretion system protein GspD translates to MKKKAVLFILFFSVCMLYGQEGVKDTKSEKYELKYIEVKRFIDALPEELKKNKINILPDINGFVIKGNKEDQKIVNEYIKILDTERKEKEVLLKYISSEELLKHLPPAVSKESIVLTGNPNLIFFRGNDIKKEKFLKELELIDRPKAQIRYQLLVVQYEKSENINWAKSLEVKKAKGKPINEFSGVMSNIFNINFDIVSKFGYQFIAKLNFELAENKARVLADTTLNGITGEEVRFQNTNTFRYIDKTLDSNGKPLYGSMREITSGLLLNIKGNVSGDEMITMEVNAQVSKQGSGGVTSGVLPPTSEKIVKTKVRTPSGKPIIIGGLLQVEQNSSEKKIPGLGDIPIAGLAFKDINGSETVTEMVIYIVPYLHREKGQKERRGERLIRLYKKYIEGEDKE